The Dioscorea cayenensis subsp. rotundata cultivar TDr96_F1 chromosome 19, TDr96_F1_v2_PseudoChromosome.rev07_lg8_w22 25.fasta, whole genome shotgun sequence genome includes a window with the following:
- the LOC120249951 gene encoding E3 ubiquitin-protein ligase HOS1: MEPEMNSHKCLPSNASLYQNVLEHMASIDLIELCNEAKIEHCRATRDLSSCGRYVKHVLESCGHAALCAECSQRCDVCPICRTALPTSGSKVRLRLYYKCIEAGLISKKLDDRFQEKKDIGEHSAADIERLYSLFDVALENNLVSLICHYVTDVCMDENAVSSDPVLAFLLDEVVVKDWCKRKFKRIIHELSSIYALGIEAMKDKMNLLQKFVLQLTGVSSVLEVMDASFKETLSAQLRDLHQLLESTLKAKQHLEVMIWCIQHQFLEDVPSRFPDSASWNRLVRERKSAAVKRAWPNFTSTSVASLGPNEATLFIEEALSNLGIEESYSQDIEEDLDISCLQQEHSPLLFLSKIDEGHTNRKEGWYPFGNLRVAADVLFLHGTSDMVLAKQAIFLYYLFDRQWTRPDSEWRYLVDDFAAFFGITRHALLESLTFYLLDDDSDQTLQEASILLPQIAGPETHPKIAQVLLERQRPDIALSVLRCTGHDGTCGVANSESISLNQAMTAVRVKIECGLLTEAFMYQRMHCSRVKEDNIKQAPPGVFSESLTPNSWNHHVEVLVSEICYLCSRRNLVDRIIELPWNSNEEKYLHSCLFEYARQDPASVHGSLLVVFYLQRYRYIEAYQVDRELQKLEHNVTVSASEEVASRIRSISHWRAAMIDKSVNLLPEVERKKVTATNVFDSAIFGSHAVQTPLAKDFAAESENPAAISNSSMKPSVLLTNLESRKASPNAHTSLSSPRGGHPFEFGNKGTSIIQRRLLNASERPSSYRINTLGGGMSSSHTSNGEYSPSNGNIVKHLIQQNNVKQGYQSVGLLIPASNPINLQSTPQREAKATASGLLHNDWQLHSLQSSFGFEPNDIAIQAESSHSLLPRGIPEDSNSLINTPHNNGFRKDPFGDQNSLISGKRNLLDRSLSNLSSEEANMNTRRGSPTKELNMKGMPRWRTDESSEDEEDNALRKHRAGNTPFVMPRRAKHPWR, translated from the exons ATGGAACCCGAG ATGAATTCGCACAAGTGTCTTCCTAGTAATGCATCGCTGTACCAGAATGTGCTGGAGCATATGGCTTCAATCGATCTGATTGAGCTTTGCAACGAGGCAAAGATTGAGCATTGTCGAGCGACAAGAGATTTGAGTAGCTGCGGACGCTATGTGAAGCATGTATTGGAATCATGCGGGCATGCTGCTTTATGTGCTGAATGCAGCCAGAGATGTGATGTGTGTCCAATTTGTAGGACTGCTTTACCGACTTCGGGAAGTAAAGTGCGGCTTCGCCTTTACTATAAGTGCATTGAGGCTGGCCTGATATCAAAAAAGCTGGATGACCgatttcaagaaaagaaagacaTTGGTGAGCATTCAGCTGCCGACATTGAGCGCTTGTATTCTCTCTTTGATGTTGCTCTGGAGAATAACTTGGTCTCCTTGATTTGCCATT ATGTTACGGATGTGTGCATGGATGAAAATGCAGTATCAAGTGATCCtgttcttgcttttcttttggATGAAGTGGTTGTGAAGGACTGGTGCAAGAGAAAGTTCAAGAGGATAATTCATGAGCTTAGTAGTATAT ATGCTTTAGGAATAGAAGCAATGAAAGATAAGATGAATTTGCTTCAAAAGTTTGTCTTACAGCTAACTGGTGTTTCTAGTGTTCTTGAGGTTATGGATGCATCATTTAAGGAAACACTTTCTGCACAACTGCGTGACTTACACCAACTCTTGGAGAGCACATTGAAGGCCAAGCAG CATTTGGAGGTCATGATCTGGTGCATTCAACATCAATTTCTTGAGGATGTGCCATCACGTTTCCCTGATTCTGCTTCATGGAATAGGCTTGTCCGTGAAAGGAAGTCAGCTGCTGTTAAGCGAGCGTGGCCTAACTTCACAAGTACTTCTGTAGCTTCTCTTGGGCCAAATGAGGCGACCTTATTTATTGAGGAAGCATTGTCTAACCTTGGAATAGAAGAAAGTTATAGCCAGGATATCGAGGAGGATTTGGATATATCCTGTTTGCAGCAGGAGCATTCACCGTTGTTGTTCCTGTCCAAGATTGATGAAGGACATACAAATAGAAAGGAAGGGTGGTACCCTTTTGGAAATCTACGAGTTGCTGCTGATGTACTATTTCTACATGGAACATCAGACATGGTTCTTGCAAAGCAGGCGATT TTCTTGTATTATCTATTTGATCGTCAGTGGACTAGACCTGATTCAGAATGGAGATATTTAGTTGATGATTTTGCAGCTTTCTTTGGCATTACTAGGCATGCGCTCCTGGAATCGTTAACCTTTTATCTTCTGGATGACGATAGTGATCAGACATTACAG GAAGCTAGCATTCTACTCCCACAAATTGCCGGTCCAGAAACGCATCCAAAGATCGCACAGGTTTTATTGGAGCGTCAGCGTCCTGACATAGCACTTTCTGTTTTACGGTGCACTGGTCATGATGGAACCTGTGGTGTTGCAAATTCCGAGTCTATCTCACTTAATCAAGCAATGACAGCAGTCCGTGTTAAGATTGAATGTGGACTTTTGACAGAAGCCTTCATGTATCAGAGGATGCATTGTTCTAGAGTGAAAGAGGATAACATTAAGCAGGCTCCTCCTGGTGTTTTTTCTGAAAGTTTGACTCCAAATTCTTGGAATCACCATGTCGAAGTCTTGGTATCTGAGATTTGCTATCTCTGTAGTCGCAGGAACCTGGTGGACAGAATTATTGAATTGCCATGGAATTCTAATGAAGAGAAGTATCTCCATAGTTGTCTTTTTGAATATGCTCGTCAAGATCCCGCAAGTGTGCATGGTAGCCTCCTTGTAGTGTTCTATCTTCAG CGATATCGATACATTGAAGCATatcaagtagatcgtgaacTTCAGAAATTGGAGCATAATGTTACAGTGAGTGCCAGTGAAGAAGTTGCTTCTCGGATAAGATCGATAAGCCATTGGAGAGCGGCTATGATT GATAAATCTGTCAACTTGCTGCCTGAGGTAGAGCGGAAAAAGGTTACAGCAACAAATGTTTTTGACAGTGCTATCTTTGGTTCACATGCTGTTCAAACACCACTTGCTAAAGATTTTGCTGCTGAATCTGAAAACCCTGCTGCTATATCAAACTCATCTATGAAACCCTCAGTCCTTTTGACAAATCTGGAGTCCAGAAAAGCTTCACCAAATGCGCACACCAGTCTAAGTAGCCCCAGAGGTGGTCATCCTTTTGAATTTGGTAATAAAGGCACATCTATTATCCAGCGAAGGCTTCTAAATGCTTCAGAAAGGCCAAGTTCCTACCGGATCAATACACTAGGTGGTGGAATGTCTTCCTCTCATACAAGCAATGGAGAATATTCGCCCTCAAATGGGAACATTGTCAAACATCTAATACAGCAGAATAATGTTAAGCAAGGATATCAGTCAGTTGGCCTCTTGATTCCTGCAAGTAATCCCATCAATCTCCAGAGTACTCCCCAGAGGGAGGCAAAGGCAACTGCATCTGGACTGCTGCATAATGATTGGCAACTTCACAGTTTACAGAGCTCATTTGGGTTTGAGCCAAATGATATTGCTATTCAGGCAGAAAGTTCCCATTCACTTTTGCCAAGAGGCATCCCTGAAGATTCCAATAGCTTAATCAATACACCACACAATAACGGTTTCCGCAAAGATCCATTTGGTGACCAAAATTCATTAATCTCAGGGAAACGGAATCTGCTGGATAGATCTTTAAGTAACCTGTCATCAGAAGAAGCAAATATGAACACTAGGAG AGGCTCACCGACCAAAGAACTAAACATGAAAGGCATGCCAAGGTGGAGGACAGATGAATCCAGTGAGGATGAAGAGGACAATGCTCTCCGAAAACACAGGGCTGGCAACACTCCCTTTGTAATGCCAAGACGAGCTAAACATCCTTGGAGATGA
- the LOC120249952 gene encoding mitogen-activated protein kinase 15-like isoform X1, with protein sequence MCLWNLIEQPAAEIEFFTEYGEGSRYRIEEVVGKGSYGIVCSAYDTQTSEKVAIKRINDIFEHVSDATRILREIKLLRLLSHPDIVEIKHILLPPSRREFKDIYVVFELMESDLHQVIKANDDLTPEHYQFFLYQLLRGLKYIHTANVFHRDLKPKNILANSDCKLKICDFGLARVAFDDTPTAIFWTDYVATRWYRAPELCGSFSSKYTPAIDIWSIGCIFAELLTGKPLFPGKNVVHQLDLITDLLGTPSADAIARVRNEKARRYLSSMRKKKPIPLSQKFPNADPLALHLLERMLAFEPKDRPSAEEALAHPYFRGLAKVEREPSAQPVTKMEFEFERRRITQEEIRELIYREILEYHPKMLKEFLKGTESTGFMYPSAVDQFKKQFSCLEENYKNGTTVARPERQHASSLPRPCVVADPDNRTQVAAEISEDLSKCGIKETEKPQAYKNGAIPSTKTTQVYQNSHGIAARPGKVVGSVIQHNNAQAVALTDAGEVDDTRKNVKNTAGQLYYARSGYSYPRRNSSCKSERGNEGLEGPSIVHPKHYIARKVATAAAEGSVG encoded by the exons ATGTGTTTATGGAATTTGATTGAGCAGCCAGCAGCAGAAATCGAGTTTTTCACCGAATATGGTGAAGGTAGTAGATACAGAATAGAAGAGGTAGTCGGCAAAGGGAGCTACGGCATCGTTTGTTCGGCTTATGACACACAAACCAGTGAAAAGGTGGCAATTAAGAGGATCAATGATATATTTGAACATGTCTCTGATGCAACCCGCATACTTCGAGAAATTAAGCTTCTTCGGCTCCTGTCTCATCCCGATATTGTCGAAATCAAGCACATTTTATTGCCGCCTTCTCGGAGGGAATTCAAAGATATCTATGTTGTTTTTGAACTCATGGAGTCTGATTTACACCAAGTTATTAAGGCAAACGATGATTTAACTCCAGAACACTATCAATTTTTCCTTTATCAGTTGCTTCGCGGATTGAAATACATACACACAG CAAATGTATTTCACAGGGACCTTAAACCGAAAAACATTTTGGCAAACTCTGATTGCAAGCTTAAGATATGTGACTTTGGCCTCGCGAGAGTGGCCTTTGATGATACTCCGACGGCCATATTTTGGACG GACTATGTTGCTACCAGGTGGTACAGGGCACCTGAATTATGTGGATCCTTTTCCTCAAAG TATACACCAGCAATCGATATATGGAGCATTGGTTGTATCTTTGCTGAATTATTGACCGGAAAGCCTCTATTTCCTGGGAAGAATGTTGTCCATCAATTGGATTTAATTACAGATTTATTGGGCACACCTTCTGCAGACGCCATTGCCAGA GTCCGAAACGAGAAGGCAAGACGATACTTAAGCAGCATGAGGAAGAAAAAGCCTATACCTTTATCTCAGAAATTCCCAAATGCTGATCCACTAGCCCTCCATTTGTTAGAGAGGATGCTAGCTTTTGAACCTAAGGATCGTCCTTCTGCCGAAGAG GCTTTGGCACATCCCTACTTCAGGGGTTTAGCGAAAGTCGAGCGGGAACCTTCTGCTCAGCCCGTGACGAAGATGGAATTTGAATTCGAAAGACGACGGATAACTCAAGAAGAAATCAGGGAGCTCATTTACAGAGAGATTCTTGAGTATCACCCGAAAATGTTGAAAGAGTTCCTCAAGGGAACTGAATCTACTGGCTTTATGTATCCAAG TGCTGTAGATCAATTCAAGAAGCAATTTTCTTGCCTGgaagaaaattacaaaaacgGCACAACTGTTGCGCGGCCTGAAAGGCAACATGCATCATCACTACCAAG GCCCTGTGTAGTTGCTGATCCTGATAATAGAACACAGGTTGCAGCAGAAATCAGTGAGGATTTATCCAAGTGTGGCATTAAGGAAACTGAAAAGCCACAAGCCTACAAGAATGGTGCTATCCCTTCAACAAAAACTACTCAAGTCTATCAGAATTCCCATG GTATTGCTGCTAGGCCTGGTAAAGTTGTTGGCTCTGTTATACAGCACAACAATGCCCAGGCAGTTGCTCTTACTGACGCTGGAGAGGTAGATGACACTCggaaaaatgttaaaaatacaGCAGGTCAGTTGTATTATGCACGATCGGGTTATTCATATCCGAGGAGAAATTCAAGCTGTAAGAGTGAAAGAGGCAATGAGGGATTGGAAGGGCCTTCAATTGTGCATCCGAAACACTACATTGCGAGAAAAGTGGCAACAGCTGCAGCTGAAGGTAGCGTTGGGTGA
- the LOC120250431 gene encoding protein TIFY 5A-like, which yields MDNYDDYCDTELCLSPGGAVAARRHLHPTSNSNTTTTTTTTTINSGSLYKMMDKSEGNNQQITIFYGGRMCTCDVTEIQARAIICMAKRDMEERMARCNNNKAGDSSSEPSTQPPQLINPGLSMKRSLHHFLEKRKARISPP from the exons ATGGATAACTATGATGACTACTGTGACACTGAGCTCTGCCTCAGCCCCGGCGGCGCCGTCGCTGCCCGGCGACACCTTCATCCTACTTCCAActccaacaccaccaccaccaccaccaccaccaccatcaatTCCGGCAG TTTGTATAAAATGATGGATAAGAGTGAAGGAAACAACCAACAAATCACCATTTTCTATGGAGGTAGAATGTGCACTTGTGATGTTACTGAGATTCAG GCTAGAGCTATAATTTGCATGGCGAAAAGGGATATGGAGGAGAGAATGGCACggtgtaataataataaggccGGTGATTCGTCGTCGGAGCCATCGACGCAGCCGCCGCAGTTGATTAATCCAGGATTGTCCATGAAGAGATCACTGCATCATTTTCTTGAGAAGAGAAAAGCAAGAATCAGTCCCCCTTAA
- the LOC120249952 gene encoding mitogen-activated protein kinase 15-like isoform X2, whose amino-acid sequence MQPDQRRKPAAEIEFFTEYGEGSRYRIEEVVGKGSYGIVCSAYDTQTSEKVAIKRINDIFEHVSDATRILREIKLLRLLSHPDIVEIKHILLPPSRREFKDIYVVFELMESDLHQVIKANDDLTPEHYQFFLYQLLRGLKYIHTANVFHRDLKPKNILANSDCKLKICDFGLARVAFDDTPTAIFWTDYVATRWYRAPELCGSFSSKYTPAIDIWSIGCIFAELLTGKPLFPGKNVVHQLDLITDLLGTPSADAIARVRNEKARRYLSSMRKKKPIPLSQKFPNADPLALHLLERMLAFEPKDRPSAEEALAHPYFRGLAKVEREPSAQPVTKMEFEFERRRITQEEIRELIYREILEYHPKMLKEFLKGTESTGFMYPSAVDQFKKQFSCLEENYKNGTTVARPERQHASSLPRPCVVADPDNRTQVAAEISEDLSKCGIKETEKPQAYKNGAIPSTKTTQVYQNSHGIAARPGKVVGSVIQHNNAQAVALTDAGEVDDTRKNVKNTAGQLYYARSGYSYPRRNSSCKSERGNEGLEGPSIVHPKHYIARKVATAAAEGSVG is encoded by the exons ATGCAGCCGGATCAGAGAAGAAAG CCAGCAGCAGAAATCGAGTTTTTCACCGAATATGGTGAAGGTAGTAGATACAGAATAGAAGAGGTAGTCGGCAAAGGGAGCTACGGCATCGTTTGTTCGGCTTATGACACACAAACCAGTGAAAAGGTGGCAATTAAGAGGATCAATGATATATTTGAACATGTCTCTGATGCAACCCGCATACTTCGAGAAATTAAGCTTCTTCGGCTCCTGTCTCATCCCGATATTGTCGAAATCAAGCACATTTTATTGCCGCCTTCTCGGAGGGAATTCAAAGATATCTATGTTGTTTTTGAACTCATGGAGTCTGATTTACACCAAGTTATTAAGGCAAACGATGATTTAACTCCAGAACACTATCAATTTTTCCTTTATCAGTTGCTTCGCGGATTGAAATACATACACACAG CAAATGTATTTCACAGGGACCTTAAACCGAAAAACATTTTGGCAAACTCTGATTGCAAGCTTAAGATATGTGACTTTGGCCTCGCGAGAGTGGCCTTTGATGATACTCCGACGGCCATATTTTGGACG GACTATGTTGCTACCAGGTGGTACAGGGCACCTGAATTATGTGGATCCTTTTCCTCAAAG TATACACCAGCAATCGATATATGGAGCATTGGTTGTATCTTTGCTGAATTATTGACCGGAAAGCCTCTATTTCCTGGGAAGAATGTTGTCCATCAATTGGATTTAATTACAGATTTATTGGGCACACCTTCTGCAGACGCCATTGCCAGA GTCCGAAACGAGAAGGCAAGACGATACTTAAGCAGCATGAGGAAGAAAAAGCCTATACCTTTATCTCAGAAATTCCCAAATGCTGATCCACTAGCCCTCCATTTGTTAGAGAGGATGCTAGCTTTTGAACCTAAGGATCGTCCTTCTGCCGAAGAG GCTTTGGCACATCCCTACTTCAGGGGTTTAGCGAAAGTCGAGCGGGAACCTTCTGCTCAGCCCGTGACGAAGATGGAATTTGAATTCGAAAGACGACGGATAACTCAAGAAGAAATCAGGGAGCTCATTTACAGAGAGATTCTTGAGTATCACCCGAAAATGTTGAAAGAGTTCCTCAAGGGAACTGAATCTACTGGCTTTATGTATCCAAG TGCTGTAGATCAATTCAAGAAGCAATTTTCTTGCCTGgaagaaaattacaaaaacgGCACAACTGTTGCGCGGCCTGAAAGGCAACATGCATCATCACTACCAAG GCCCTGTGTAGTTGCTGATCCTGATAATAGAACACAGGTTGCAGCAGAAATCAGTGAGGATTTATCCAAGTGTGGCATTAAGGAAACTGAAAAGCCACAAGCCTACAAGAATGGTGCTATCCCTTCAACAAAAACTACTCAAGTCTATCAGAATTCCCATG GTATTGCTGCTAGGCCTGGTAAAGTTGTTGGCTCTGTTATACAGCACAACAATGCCCAGGCAGTTGCTCTTACTGACGCTGGAGAGGTAGATGACACTCggaaaaatgttaaaaatacaGCAGGTCAGTTGTATTATGCACGATCGGGTTATTCATATCCGAGGAGAAATTCAAGCTGTAAGAGTGAAAGAGGCAATGAGGGATTGGAAGGGCCTTCAATTGTGCATCCGAAACACTACATTGCGAGAAAAGTGGCAACAGCTGCAGCTGAAGGTAGCGTTGGGTGA